DNA sequence from the Candidatus Acidulodesulfobacterium ferriphilum genome:
TTCGATAATTTTTTCTTTTAATTATTATTAGTAATAGTATAAAATATATTAAGAAAAAATTCAATTTCAAAAATGATACTTAATCTATGGAATCTATGGATATTTTTAAACAAATCCAGCCTGACGATTCATTAAACGATATAGATTATGTAAAAACCTTTTCATCTTTTAACAAGCCGGTTGCCGTTAAAGGAGTAAAAGGGGAAATATTGTATATGAACGAGCTTGCGAAAAATCTATCAAAATTATCGGATCAGGAAATATTTGCCTTATACGATGAAAAATTGCCCGAAGACATAGCGCAGGTTAATGGGCTGGGACTCGTATCGATTGAAAAAATAATAAGATTAAAAACTACCGACGGAGAGATGGAAGAAAAATTTTTTCATATCGAAAGCAAAACCCTTCTAAATAAATTCGGCCTGTTTTACGGCACGATGTTTATTTTTTATGATTTTACTTCGCTTGTTAAATATGTACTAAATATTAAAAATAATTCGGAAAATAAGGTTTATGACGATATAACGGGTTTATTTTTAAAAAATCAATTTAAAGAAATGCTTTCAATGGAAGTAGAAAGGGTTACAAGATATGGATTCCCTCTCACCCTTGCGGTATTTTTCTTTGAAAATCTGGTTTTTTTCGGCCAATCGTTTGGAAAAGATAAATTAAATCAGCTGCTCAAATTTTTCGGTATTTTTTTCAAGCAGAAATTTAGAAAAACCGATACTATTTTTAGAATCGATTTTAATAGCTTTATTTGCATATTGCCTCACACAAACTATGAAAGCGCGAATAACAAGTTTAAGAAATTACAAAAAGAGCTTGATGAGGTAATAAAATTTCAAAGCAGTATTAAACCGATTTTAATTTTCGGAATTTCGGAATTCGACTTAAAAAAGCATTATAAAAATTATGAGCTTTTAATAGAAGAAGCGAGGATAAACCAGCAAAATAACAAATTTTACAAATAAACTTAACCCCCCGCCTGCTAACTTTCCAATAGCACGCCTGATACGCTTTTCAAATATTTATACGAAGAAATCAGTGAAAATACTATACTGATAAAAATCAATATAAGACCTATGTCCCCAAAATTTATATTAAAATGCTCATAATAAATCAATAAAAAAAATATGCCGAACATTTGAAAAGCGGTTTTCCATTTCCCCTCCTTTCCCGCAGAAATAACGACCCCTTTTTCACTGGCAATAGCCCTTAACCCCATAATAAATATTTCCCTGAATATAATTATAACAACCACCCATGCAGGAATTCTATTTAATGGAATAAGCATTATAAGAATTGTTACTACAAGAAGTTTATCGGCGATAGGATCTAAAAAAATTCCTAAATTTGTTACCAATTTTTTCTTTCTTGCTATATAGCCGTCTATAAAATCAGTTAATACGGCAAAGATAAAAAAAACCGAGGCATATATGCCGTAAATTTCTTTTTTGAAAAATAACAACGCAAATATCACGGGTATAATTAAAATTCTAGACATCGTCAAAAGATTGGGCAGGTTATATATTTGTTTTTTACTTTGCATTGTTACTTTCCCTCCTGTAATACTTCATTACCTCGTTAACATAACCGCGGGTTTCGCTGTACGGGGGTATGCCTCCGTATTTTTTAACGGCTTTGCTTCCCGCGTTATATGCGGCGAGAGCCAGGGGCAGATCCCCGTTATACCTGACAATAAGGCTTTTTAAGTATTTTGTTCCGCCATAAATGTTTTGAGACGGATTAAACGGCTTCAAGACATTAAGTTGCCTCTGAGTCCCGGGCATTAATTGCATAAGCCCTTCGGCGCCTTTATCCGAAACCGCATCGTCATTAAATCCTGATTCTGCCTTTATAACGGCTTCTATCAATCTGGAACTAACTTTATATTTATTGGAGGCTTTAAGTATTATCTTTCTGTATAAGACATTATTGTACCCTTTAAAATTATTTGAGTGCTGCCTTGTCTTCATATAAAGCCGATAGTTATTCGAAACGGGAACATTAGAAAAATAAACCGTTCCGTTTTTGCCGACGCGCATATAGATGTCGGCCGCCCCTGCCTTGAGATTAACAAAATTAATTAAGCAAAAAGAAACAAAAATCAATAATAAATATGCATATTTTTTCATAAAATATTTTTTCATAAACTACAGGCCAAAAGAGCGTTTACGGCGGAAGCGGCGGAGGAACTTCCTCCAAAATTTCCGAAATTGCCGACGGAGGAATAAAAATTATCTTCGTAAAGCAATTTTTTGGACTCTGCCGCCCCGACAAAACCGACAGGCATGGCTATTATTATAGGCGGATTGTAATTTATAAAATTATAAAGCCGCTTGCATAAATCCATGACCTCGACAAGCGCGGTCGGAGCGTTTCCTATCACGATTATATCCGGTAATTTTTCTATAGTCGCCAGCCTTATAGAAAGAGCCGTTTTCGTTATATTATTGTTGCCCCCGTTATCTTTCATCTTACCTAAAAATTCATATTTATTTTCTAAATCTTGCTGCTTTTCCGCTAAAATATCATGATTAAAACCTATATAGCAGTTTAAATCAAGTATAATATTTTTGTTGGCATTTTTACTGATACCTGCTTTAGTCATTTCGGAATCGCATACAATTTTTAACGGTTCTTTTTTTTTAATTTTTCCGTTAATAAGATTTATCCCCCTTTGAACCGAATTGTTTGTGAAGAAAATGGTTTCGGCATAATTTATATCGCTCGTAGCATGGATAACTCTTTTAACAACCGCCTTTTCTGCTTCGGAATAAAAACCGTCGAAACGGGTATTCCCTTTTAGTAAAGAATCTATTATGGTTATGCTTTTCTTATAAATTTCTTCTCCGATATTGGACATGCGCCGATGTTTTAATAATTCCCGATAAATGTTATAATATAATACAAATGATACAAATACATGTTAAAATTATATAATAGAATTTATCACACTTTACTACTTAAGACAAGCTCCGAACTTGTTAAAAAATAAAAATGAAAAATAAGGAATCGCTATTCGATAAATCGCAGCTGGAATTGGAAGAATTCTGCATTTTAAACGGGTTTAAAAAGTATAACGCTCATCAGGTTATGAGATGGGTTTATTTCTATCAGACCCTCGATTTTACTAAAATGACCGACATCCCGAAGCCTTTAAGGAATGAGTTATCGAATAATTTTCATATTAATCTGCCGGGGATAGCAGGAACGACATACGAAGAGGATACAAACGGCTATTCAAAGAAATATTTAATCAGGCTTGCGGATGATATGACCATAGAATCGGTATTAATAAATTATAATAACAGAAAAACTTTATGCGTCTCGTCTCAAATAGGATGTAAAATGGGCTGCGCATTTTGTGAAACTGCAGGACTCGGCGCAGGCAGAAACTTATCCTCGGGTGAAATAATATCCCAAATATTGCTGGTAAACGAGGATATAAAAGAAAAAATTACAAATGTAGTTTTTATGGGTATGGGCGAACCGTTAGACAACATGGCAGAGGTAGAAAAATCATTAAATATTATGTCGGATAACAAGTTTCTTGCTATAGCGCCGCGGAAAATCACTATTTCGACTTGCGGCTTATTAGATAAACTTCACGACATCGAAAAATTTAAATATAAAATCGCCATATCTCTAAACGCTTCTGATAATATTACAAGAAATAAGCTTATGCCCATCAACAAAAAGTTTCCGTTAGAAAGCATCGTTAATTTAATAAATCGCAAAAAACCTTCCGTCCATAACAAAATAACGCTGGAGTATGTGCTGATAAAAGGTGTGAATGACGGTATTTCAAACGCTAAAGAGCTTATAAAAATGTTTTCCCCTTCAAAAGTAAAATTTAACTTGATACCATTAAATAAAGGAGAAGATTCCATATTTTTAAAAAACTTAGAAAGACCCGACGATAAAGTTATTAACGATTTTAAAGTTAAATTGCTCAAAGCGGGGTTCACCGTAACGACAAGATTTTCTAAAGCGCAATCGATAAACGGCGGGTGCGGACAGCTCACGGCAAAAATGCTATATTCTTAATAAAATGTTTTTCGAAAAGCTTACTGCCGGAAAGGGGAAAGTTTTTTGCGATTTTGATTATATCTCTTAAATCCTTTTCTCTTTCGGACGGTTTTGCCGTTATATATTTAAGGCATCCTGAAAGGACCGAATCTGAGGTAAAATTTATCGTTTTCCCTTTAAACGGAAGAATGTCTATTAAATCAATAATTTCGGGCTTTATATGGCTACCGAATGTCCCCGAAAGGTAAACATCGAAATCATCGTCATTATAAATTTTAAATTTTTCTATAAGGATTTCCGATGCAGATTTAACTGCTGATTTGGCTAACTGAAATTGCCTGACATCTTCCTGAAAAAACCGCATATTAATTTTATCGTCGAAATACAGGACAACCTCCTGTCCCCCATTCTTTGTATCGATTACGGAATAGCTTTCGGAATCTATTAAGTCAGGGGGAAGAATTCTTCCGTTTCTATCTATAATATTTTCTTTTAAAAGCTCATGCATAAGGCTCATTATACCGCTTCCGCAAATTCCCTTCGGCCTAGCATCGTTTATTGTCTTAAACTTAAATATGCCGTTTTTAAGTTTTACATCAAAAATAGCGCCGGTTTCTGCCGTCATCCCAAACTTAATGTTTCCGCCCTCAAACGCCGGACCTGCGGGAGCGGAAGCGGTATATATCTTATGCTTATTTCCTATGGCTATTTCGACATTTGTTCCAAAATCTGCCAGAAAAATCGGTTTATCTCTTTTTGCCATATCCAGATAATAGATGGAAGCCACCGTATCGCCCCCGACAAATCCATCCAATATCGGGAATATAAATAACTCCTTGTTCTTTAAACAAAAGTCCTGTAAAAAATCGGTTTTATCGGGAAAGAACAGGTCAGCCGAAGCCCTATAAGGCGGCTTCGAAAGCGGAGCAAGCGGATAGCCGCACAAGGCCATTTCCATAACCGTATTGCCCGCTATCGCAACAATTTCGATATCGTTATAGTCGAGTCTGGTTTCCTTTTTAATATCATCTATTAATGTATTTATAGTTAAGACCGCTCTTTGCTGCAACTTTTTAACGGAATTCTGGTCTAATCCATTCTGTATTCTTTTGATGGAATCAAGGCCAAATTCGGGGTATTGAAAATTTAATATGCTTTTGCTTGAGATAACGGAATTTTCACTATTTGCCAAAGCGGCGGCAACCGTCGTCGTTCCAAGATCGATTCCTAAAAAATATCTATTTCGCATTCCGATTAACCCGACAAATAAAGAATAAAGGCGGGACGATAATAAGGATTATGTTTAAACCATATAAATAAGGGCACCCTTTCCCGGAGTTTTTTGTAATACTTTGCCTATTTTGTGCAACGGCTCTCCCGCATCTTTAAAAGCGTGCTCCAGCGCCTTCGATTTTAATTCAGGAACCGGCATTACAAGTCCGCCTGAGGTTTCTGCGCCAAAAGCTAACCACAATAAATTTTCATCGACATTTCTCAAGGTGGATACATATTTTGAAAAATATTTTCTGTTTCGTTTGGTTCCTGACGGGTTTATACCTTTCTTAATTAACTCATATACCCCGTTTATAGCGGGAAGAGCGGATAAATCAATCTCGCATGCGGCGCCGCTTGCAATCATCATCTCGCTTAAATGCCCGACCAGCCCGAAGCCCGTAACATCCGTAATAGCATTTGGCGATTTTAAAGAAACGGCAAGCTCCGAGGCTTTTTTATTGAGCTTTGACATAGACAAAGAGGCTTCGTTTAGCGAATCCTTGCTTAAAAAATCCGTACAGATAGCGCTGACGACAAACCCTGTTCCGAGACTTTTGGTTAAATATAAGATATCCCCGGGGCTTGCCCCCTGATTAGAATAAATTTCATTTATATTGCAAACCCCCGTAACGCTAAGCCCGTATTTAAGCTCTTTGTCGTCTATCGAGTGGCCGCCTAAAAGCGCTGCCCCTGCCTCGTTTATCTTATCCAGACCGCCAAGAAGTATCAGGTTGAAAACCTCTTTTTCTACTTCCTCAATCGGGAAACAGGCAATATTTAAAGCCGTTATCGGCTTCCCCCCCATTGCATAGACATCCGAAAGCGCATTTGCGGCGGCAATCTGGCCAAAAGTATAAGGGTCGTCCACCACAGGCGTAAAAAAATCGACTGTTTGAATAAGGCAAGAATCGTCGCTTATTTTATAAACGCCCGCATCATCTTTATACCCAAACCCGACCAAAACATTATCATTTTTTGGAACAGGCAATTTTTCGAGAATCTTCGAGAGGTCCTCCGGACCTATCTTGCATCCTCAGCCGTGGGCGCTTGTCAAACTTGTAAGTTTATATTTTTTTGCCGTCATGTTTATTTACCTGTGTGTTACGGCATAGGCATTTTGCCGCCCACTATGAGATATTTAAGGTCCTTATCTGTAAATTTAACGCCGCCGCCGATGTAAACAGACCTGTTATGATTACTAAAGATGTCGTCGTATCCGGCATCTAAAAATAAATGCCTGTAAAATGTGTACGCAATGCCGGCGTCAACATATTCGCTGACGTTACCGTTGTTCGAATTAAACCCGAATGCCCTTGTATAAAGCTTAACATTTTTATTCGTGCCGGGTATATAGTAATTAATCCCGACCCCGCCCGTCGAATATAATAAACCTGCAAGAAGGGTAAAATTATAAAAATTTTTGGCTATCAAGGCGTTAAACTTTATGCTGTTGGAATATGTGTATTGCGTCGTGTTTGTGGTTATACTCGATGGATAAAACTGCCCGGAGGGCGGGCTGTTAGTCGTATATGTCGTCGTCTGCGTCTCGCCGAATGTGTTGCCGTAACCCATAGGTACGGAAGCGACGCCCAGCTCGTAATAATGACCGGGAGACGGCTGAAGTTTGACATTTACCTGAGTTATAGAGCTTTTACTTCTGGCAAGGTATTGGGAATTCATGTTCATTTTAATCTGAAATTGACTGTAACCGCCTACTAAGTTATTAATGCCCTTAAGAGAACCGTTTAAATTGTTATATACCGAATTTCTATTGACAAGTTTCCCGATTGTTCCCTGCCCCTTGTTTATTTTTGAAGATATGCCGTATATTTCATCTAACGACAGCTGCAATTTTTTTGTATCGGAGTTGATGTTTTTTAGGCTTTCGTTAATATTATTTTTATTTTTGGCAACAATATGATTTAAATTAGTGGAAAGACCCCGTATGTTTTCCGTAATAGCGGGAAGTTCCTTTTTTAAATTATAAGATATGGAATCAAAATTATGAATCGTTCTTGTGATAGCCGCATCGTTTTTAACGGTTAAACCGTTTATGTGTTTTGAAATAGATGCGAAATTAGACATAATGGTATTGACATTTTCCTGATTTATATAAACAAGCCTGTTTAAATTTTTTGAAAGCATGGCAATATTATAAAGAATTTCTTTTATATGCTTTTCTCCGGTCTTTGTTCCAACGGAATTTCTAAGCGATCTGGAAACTTTCTCTAAATCGTCCGCGGTTTTGGCAAACTTCATAATAAGCGCGGACATACTTTGTGGCGATACCTCGCTCTTAACGATTTCCCCGTTCAAAAGTTCTTTCGCTTGAGCCGCCGGAGTCCCGACAGGTGAAATAGAGATATAACTCTCCCCCAATAAACTCATCGATCTGATGGAAGCGACATACTGGGGATAAACTTTATACTGGGAGTCTATCGCCATGTAAACCCTTGCCATGCCGTTTTCCAATTCAATCTTTTCGACCCTCCCTATTTTTATTCCCGCCATAGTAACTTCCGTCCCTATGCCGATGCCGTTTGCCGATTTAAAATAAGCCGATATAGTATAGGTAGGAGGCTTGAAGATATAAACCTTTCCAACCCTAATGGAAAAATAGGCGAGTATTAATAAAACGATTACCGTAAAGATACCTACCCTGGTTTCTTTATTTAATTTCATAATTAAATCGTATTAAAATTAATCGGGCCGATCATGCTTCCGGCAACAAACTGGCTCACTACCGGATTCTTTGAACTTTTAATTTCCGCAGGACTCCCTATCTCGATAATGGAACCGTCGTAAAGCATTGCGATTACATCCCCAGTTTTATACGCGCCTTCTATATCATGGCTTATTATTATTCCTGTGAATTTAAATTTGTTATAAATCGATATGATTAAATTATTTATCGCATCCGACATAATAGGATCAAGTCCGGTAGTGGGTTCGTCAAAAAGAACTATTTCGGGGTTAAGTATTAAAGCCCTTGCCACTGCCACTCTTTTTCTCATGCCGCCGGAAATCTCCGACGGCATCTTTAATTCCTGTCCGCTCAACCCTACATCGCCAAGCATCGAATGAACCCTGTCTTTAATCTCGCTTTCCTTAAACTTAGTATGCTGCCTTATCGGAAAAGCTATATTTTCAAATATATTTATAGAATCAAAAAGCGCCCCGTCTTGAAAAACCATGCCAAATTTTTTCCTGATTTCATTAAGTTCCTTTCTTTTTAAGATATTGATATCTATGCCATCCACCAAAACTCTTCCGGAGTCCGGCTTAATTAAACCTATTATATGCTTAAGCATAACGCTTTTTCCGCCGCCGCTCCTGCCTATTACAACCGTAATTTTTTGGTCGTCAAATTTTATATCCAGATCATTTAACACCTTGATGCCATTAAAAGATTTCGATAATCGTTCAAGGATAATCATAGCATTTTAAAATGATTTTGACAATTTTAACTAAATTTTTTAAAAATTATTAAAAAAGGATAGAAGTAAGAATATAGTCCGCAAAAAGAATATATACAGAACTTAATACCACGGCCTGGGTCGTAAAACGGCCAACGCCTTTTGACCCGCCGGTTGTTTCAAAGCCTTTAAATGTGCTAATCGTCGCAAGTATTATACCAAAGAAAACCGCCTTTAAAAGGCCGTTATATATATCGCTTAGTTTCATATACTGATATATTTTTTCTACATAAGTAATATGATTGAGCCCTAAAAAATAAGTGTAAACGATATAACCGCCGATTATGCCGATCAGCGAACACAAGATTGTCATAATCGGGAGCATAACCATGGCGGCCAGAATCCGGGGAATCGAAAGATAATAGTATGGATCGACGGCCATCACTTCAAGCGCGTCTATTTGCTCCGTTACCTTCATTGTGCCGATTTCGGAAGCCATAGACGAACCGCATCTTGCCGTTATCATAAGCGCGGTTAAGACCGGCCCCAATTCCCTTGTCATGGATAAAGCGACCGTAGGGCCTATCATATAAGTTACGCCGACAATTTTAGCCGCATAATATGACTGGAGCGATAATACCATGCCTGTGAAAAGGCCTGTTAAACCGACAACATAAAAGGAATCCATGCCGATAAAAGCCATCTGGTCTATTAGATTGCCGAAATTTATGGAATATCTGAATATAGAAAGAATGGATTCCCACAGATAAATAACAAGAGAGCCCAATTCATCGGTTGTTTTTAATATAAATTTGCCGATACTTTCAAAAGGGGTGAGTATTCCATTCATTGAACTATATATGTTAATGTTTATAATTTTGCAAATGCCGTAAGTGGCCGATACTTTATTACGATTCCTCCAGCTCCACATGCCAATAAGCATTATCGACGAGGCTTAGAAACGGCATCCACTCTTTATACATAACATTTGTAAGAGATATATGATAATAAGGGGACCATTCGGGTTTCCGAGGTTTCCTGATAAGTTTCATTCCCGCTCCTTCAGGCGTTCTTCCGCCTTTATTTCTGTTGCAGGGGATACAACTGCATACCACATTTTCCCATGATGAAACCCCGCCATGCGTCCTTGGAACGACATGGTCAAGATTCAACTCAGTTTTTTTAAACTCCCTGCCGCAATACTGGCATTTATTTTTATCCCTTAAAAATATGTTAGCCCTTGAAAATTTTATATATCTTTTGGGCAGTTTATCATAGTTAGCAAGGATTATAACCCTTGGCGCCCTGATCATTCTATCTACAAGCCCTATTGATTTAGATTCTTCAATGATAGACAGGCTCTGCCACGAGTCAAAGCTAAATGTTCTATAATTTTCATCCACAGCCCTGGCAACACCTTGATAAAGAAGGATCAGTCCTCTTTTTAAGGATGTAACGTGAACGGGCAAAAAAGATTTGTTTAAAACAAGAACGCTTGATGAAAGCATAATTTCTATTCAAATTGATTAAAGATACAAATTGTATTTAAGTATTATAATAATTATAAATATTATAGCCTTATTGAACCATTATATCAATAAATCAAAAAAATAAAAAACTAAAAATATTCGTATTCCTTATCTGGAATAGATTTTAACGCTTGTATTATATCTTTAAAATCTATCTCGAGCACGGTCCTGAGATCAATCAGGAATTCATCATTTTTGATTTTTCCGATGATCGGAACGCCAAAACCGCGAAAAATCCGGCTCAATTTATCGGCGCTTAATGTTTTATGGGCAATGCTTATGGAATATGTTTTGAGTTCGTAATCCGGCAAAGCTCCGCCTCCTACGATACTTAAATCCTCTATTATCTTAAAATTGTATATATTTTTATTTATATATTCAAGTTTTTTAATTTTATTTAAAAGCCTGAATGCTTTTCTTTTAATATCTTCTCCGCTTTGCGAAAGAAAAAAAAGGGTAGGTATTCTTTTAACCGCGGTTTCGATATCCAAATATTCAAAAAGGACGGCTTCAAGCGCGGCAAGCGTCATTTTATCTATTCTAAATGCCCTGTTTAACGGATTTGACGCAATTAAATCCACATACTCTTTTTTTCCCGCTATTATTCCTGCCTGAGGTCCCCCTAAAAGCTTATCTCCGCTAAATGTGATAATATCCACACCTGCATTAACAACCTCCGGCGCAGTGGGTTCGTGAGGCAATCCAAATCTTTCGATACCCACAAAACTGCCCGAACCCAAGTCCTCCATAACGGGTATACGGTGGTTTTTACCGATGGAAACAATATCTTTGCTCGATAGTTCGCTAACAAAACCCCTCATTCTAAAATTGCTATGGTGCACCTTTAATAAAAGAGCCGTGTTTTCATTTATATTTTTTTCATAATCTGAAGGCTTTGTCTTATTTGTGGTACCGACTTCCACTAAAACAGCCCCCGAAGCCTTCATTATGTCGGGTATTCTAAACGACCCGCCAATTTCGATAAGTTCCCCTCTCGAAACTATTACTTCCTTTTTTTGTTCCGCACAAAATGATGACAGCGACATAAAAACAGCGGCCGCATTATTATTCACGACGATAGCCCTTTCGCATTTTAAAATTTTTTGAAGCAGGGATTCCACATGCGAATATCTTTTGCCTCTTTTACCCTCCGTCAAACTAAATTCTAAATTTGAATAGGACGATGATATTTGCGCAACATTTTTAACGGCTCTTTCCGGTAAAATGGAACGCCCTAAGTTTGTATGGATAACGACGCCGGTCCCGTTGACGACTCTTTTTAAATTAAAAGAAAAATTGTTTAAGTCATTTTTAAGCTTGCCGGCAAAATATTCAACCTTAAACCTTTCCTCATCGATATTTCCGGTTTCCGCCGTTTCCATATTTAAAAGATTTAAAACATTATCTTTTTCCTGTTTTATTAAAGCATTAAGCCTTCCTTTTACAAAATTATAAGAAAAAGCTTTGCTAAGCAATTTAACATCCTTATTTTCAAGGATTTCATAGATACTCGGAAATTTTCTTAATATATCGTTTTTATTGTGTTCCATAAATTTTTTTGATTTATAATTTTAAAGGCTCTCAAAAGATTTTAACCTTTTACCTATATGAAATGATAAAAAATCTTCCAAAAATGTGGAACATTCCCTTAATAATTCTTCTTTAACGACCAATTTATTTATTATCGACAAATCCGATTCCATCATTAAATTAGATAAATTAATAAAATTAACGGGCAAATTTCTTATTCCTGCATTATTTCCTGAATTGGCGCAAGAGCCGCAAACAACGCCCCCCTTTTTTAGGCTAAAATAAAATTTGTTATCCGCATTCTTCTCCGAACAAACGGTGCAGGTCGAAAAGTTAGGAAATATGCCCGTATATTTTAACAAATTAGATATAAAATAAATCTCGTATTTAAGCAATATCGCGGTCATAGAAAAATCAGGCGAAGATGCTTTTGCGCCGACATGGTTAAGACCTTTATAAATGGCGCGGGTAAGATAAAAAATATTTTTATTGTTATCCCTTTCCTGACATAAAACCCTTGAAACCTCGGCAATCTTGGTTAGAAAAAGATAAATATCTATATCCTTTCTAACATTCTTGTAATCTTCGACTATATCCGCTTCGTACAAAATATCTAAAGTCATGCCCGCCTTTTCATAAAATTTTATATTCGTGAGCATTGCAGGCTCTAATTTGCCCAGAAATCTTTTCCTGCTTTTCCTCGCATTATTGGCAAAACAGGTAATCTTTCCGTAATCTTCGGTGATATAGCTCAAAAGCAAATCAGCCTCGTTTAATTTTTTTATATATATCACAAATGCATTTGTAGAGAATAATTTCATAGCATAGAAGATGCAGAATTATTTATTTTCCAGAATTAAATATTACAAATATTCCTATCATGATTATAAAAACCCCAAACCATCTTTTAAGGCTGACCTCTTCCTTTAAAAATATTTTCGATAAGAGAACTACAAGTACATAGCCGCTTGAAAGCATCGGATATGCAATAGATAAAGGCAGTTTAGACAGTGCAAGAAGGTAAAATATCGTCGCAAAAAAAAGCATTATCAGCGCGCTGAATATAAATGGATTTAAAAAAACAAGGATAGACCTTATGCCTATCTTTAAATGTTCCTTTTTAACCATGCCGGAGCCGATTTTTTGCAAAATTTGCCCAATCGATGTAAATATAACGGCAAGACCCATAAAGATGTAAGGATTTGTCAGCATAATTTATATTTATATTATATACTTTTTAAATTTCAAAAGCTCGGTATAAGTGGGTAAAATAAAAATTTTTTTATTCCCGCCATCTCTGCCACCGCCTTCCCCGCAAATTTTAATAATTTTTTTTAAAGAACTTTTTAAGTTATGATCTACTATAATGCTGTCTTTATCTATGCCGGCGGTCTGCAATCTTATCGCCATATCAAAGGGGCGGGCGCCCGTAATTACGATTTTGCCGAGTTTACCTGCGTACCCCTCGAAATCGACATCCCAAATCCACGAAACATCTCTGCCGTCGGCATCTCTATCGGAAAAAGCAAATAGAACATTTATAAAACCATCTTCACCCGTAATCTTTTCTAAAACCCTGTTAAACCCGGTCGGATTTTTAACAAGGTCAACATTGATTTCGATTCCTTTAAAAATCTTTTTATATGACCTTCCAAATTTTGTCCTAAAATTCTCAAATGAAGTCCTTATGATTTTATTGTTAAGC
Encoded proteins:
- a CDS encoding MCE family protein gives rise to the protein MKLNKETRVGIFTVIVLLILAYFSIRVGKVYIFKPPTYTISAYFKSANGIGIGTEVTMAGIKIGRVEKIELENGMARVYMAIDSQYKVYPQYVASIRSMSLLGESYISISPVGTPAAQAKELLNGEIVKSEVSPQSMSALIMKFAKTADDLEKVSRSLRNSVGTKTGEKHIKEILYNIAMLSKNLNRLVYINQENVNTIMSNFASISKHINGLTVKNDAAITRTIHNFDSISYNLKKELPAITENIRGLSTNLNHIVAKNKNNINESLKNINSDTKKLQLSLDEIYGISSKINKGQGTIGKLVNRNSVYNNLNGSLKGINNLVGGYSQFQIKMNMNSQYLARSKSSITQVNVKLQPSPGHYYELGVASVPMGYGNTFGETQTTTYTTNSPPSGQFYPSSITTNTTQYTYSNSIKFNALIAKNFYNFTLLAGLLYSTGGVGINYYIPGTNKNVKLYTRAFGFNSNNGNVSEYVDAGIAYTFYRHLFLDAGYDDIFSNHNRSVYIGGGVKFTDKDLKYLIVGGKMPMP
- a CDS encoding ATP-binding cassette domain-containing protein, translated to MIILERLSKSFNGIKVLNDLDIKFDDQKITVVIGRSGGGKSVMLKHIIGLIKPDSGRVLVDGIDINILKRKELNEIRKKFGMVFQDGALFDSINIFENIAFPIRQHTKFKESEIKDRVHSMLGDVGLSGQELKMPSEISGGMRKRVAVARALILNPEIVLFDEPTTGLDPIMSDAINNLIISIYNKFKFTGIIISHDIEGAYKTGDVIAMLYDGSIIEIGSPAEIKSSKNPVVSQFVAGSMIGPINFNTI
- a CDS encoding ABC transporter permease, with the protein product MNGILTPFESIGKFILKTTDELGSLVIYLWESILSIFRYSINFGNLIDQMAFIGMDSFYVVGLTGLFTGMVLSLQSYYAAKIVGVTYMIGPTVALSMTRELGPVLTALMITARCGSSMASEIGTMKVTEQIDALEVMAVDPYYYLSIPRILAAMVMLPIMTILCSLIGIIGGYIVYTYFLGLNHITYVEKIYQYMKLSDIYNGLLKAVFFGIILATISTFKGFETTGGSKGVGRFTTQAVVLSSVYILFADYILTSILF
- a CDS encoding HNH endonuclease, with the protein product MLSSSVLVLNKSFLPVHVTSLKRGLILLYQGVARAVDENYRTFSFDSWQSLSIIEESKSIGLVDRMIRAPRVIILANYDKLPKRYIKFSRANIFLRDKNKCQYCGREFKKTELNLDHVVPRTHGGVSSWENVVCSCIPCNRNKGGRTPEGAGMKLIRKPRKPEWSPYYHISLTNVMYKEWMPFLSLVDNAYWHVELEES
- a CDS encoding L-seryl-tRNA(Sec) selenium transferase, encoding MEHNKNDILRKFPSIYEILENKDVKLLSKAFSYNFVKGRLNALIKQEKDNVLNLLNMETAETGNIDEERFKVEYFAGKLKNDLNNFSFNLKRVVNGTGVVIHTNLGRSILPERAVKNVAQISSSYSNLEFSLTEGKRGKRYSHVESLLQKILKCERAIVVNNNAAAVFMSLSSFCAEQKKEVIVSRGELIEIGGSFRIPDIMKASGAVLVEVGTTNKTKPSDYEKNINENTALLLKVHHSNFRMRGFVSELSSKDIVSIGKNHRIPVMEDLGSGSFVGIERFGLPHEPTAPEVVNAGVDIITFSGDKLLGGPQAGIIAGKKEYVDLIASNPLNRAFRIDKMTLAALEAVLFEYLDIETAVKRIPTLFFLSQSGEDIKRKAFRLLNKIKKLEYINKNIYNFKIIEDLSIVGGGALPDYELKTYSISIAHKTLSADKLSRIFRGFGVPIIGKIKNDEFLIDLRTVLEIDFKDIIQALKSIPDKEYEYF
- the recO gene encoding DNA repair protein RecO, encoding MKLFSTNAFVIYIKKLNEADLLLSYITEDYGKITCFANNARKSRKRFLGKLEPAMLTNIKFYEKAGMTLDILYEADIVEDYKNVRKDIDIYLFLTKIAEVSRVLCQERDNNKNIFYLTRAIYKGLNHVGAKASSPDFSMTAILLKYEIYFISNLLKYTGIFPNFSTCTVCSEKNADNKFYFSLKKGGVVCGSCANSGNNAGIRNLPVNFINLSNLMMESDLSIINKLVVKEELLRECSTFLEDFLSFHIGKRLKSFESL